In Symphalangus syndactylus isolate Jambi chromosome 15, NHGRI_mSymSyn1-v2.1_pri, whole genome shotgun sequence, the following are encoded in one genomic region:
- the RFXAP gene encoding regulatory factor X-associated protein has product MEAQGVTEGAGPGAASGVPHPAALAPAAAPTLAPAPVAAAASQFTLLVMQPCAGQDEAAAPGDSVGVGKPVRYLCEGAGDGEEEAGEDETDLLDTSDPPGGGESAASLEDLEDEETHSGGEGSSGGARRRGSGGGSMSKTCTYEGCSETTSQVAKQRKPWMCKKHRNKMYKDKYKKKKSDQALNCGGTASTGSAGNVKLEESADNILSIVKQRTGSFGDRPARPTLLEQVLNQKRLSLLRSPEVVQFLQKQQQLLNQQVLEQRQQQFPGASM; this is encoded by the exons ATGGAGGCGCAGGGCGTCACGGAGGGCGCGGGGCCGGGCGCCGCCAGCGGCGTGCCCCACCCCGCGGCCCTAGCCCCGGCTGCGGCTCccaccctggccccagccccggTGGCGGCCGCGGCCTCGCAATTCACCCTGCTGGTGATGCAACCCTGTGCTGGGCAGGACGAGGCCGCGGCCCCCGGGGACAGCGTTGGGGTGGGCAAGCCCGTTAGGTACCTGTGCGAAGGGGCCGGGGATGGCgaagaggaggctggggaggacgAGACGGACCTGCTAGACACTTCGGACCCTCCGGGGGGAGGCGAGAGCGCGGCTAGTTTGGAGGATCTGGAGGACGAGGAGACCCACTCGGGGGGCGAGGGCAGCAGCGGGGGCGCCCGGAGGCGGGGCAGCGGCGGGGGCAGCATGAGCAAGACCTGCACCTACGAAGGCtgcagcgagaccacgagccagGTGGCCAAGCAGCGCAAGCCGTGGATGTGCAAGAAACACCGCAACAAGATGTACAAGgacaagtataaaaagaagaaGAGCGACCAGGCCCTGAACTGCGGTGGGACTGCCTCGACTGGCAGCGCGGGAAACGTCAAACTCGAG GAAAGTGCAGATAACATACTCTCCATTGTTAAACAAAGAACAGGATCTTTTGGGGATCGTCCTGCAAGACCTACTCTTTTAGAACAAGTGTTAAATCAAAAAAGACTG tcGTTACTAAGAAGTCCAGAAGTAGTGCAATTTTTACAGAAACAGCAACAACTATTAAATCAGCAAGTTTTGGAGCAAAGACAGCAGCAGTTTCCAGGAGCATCAATGTGA